The following are from one region of the Actinopolyspora halophila DSM 43834 genome:
- the secF gene encoding protein translocase subunit SecF, whose amino-acid sequence MDTTGSNGNAPAADSGAGANAAGRKSGVLHRLYTGTGAFDIVGKRKYWYVILGLLMLASAASIGIKGFNLSLEFEGGTSISMPAQGASGQITTEQVESTFRDTLDEDPSSVQLVGSGGSQTVQISTEKLDVQQVGEVKTALYEDLRPLGANGQPSAEAISDSAVSGTWGNEITRQALIALGVFLALVTVFLVFYFERWMAVGALVALIHDVLITAGIYSMTGFEVSPSTVIGLLTILGFSLYDTVVVFDKVKENTAGLLSVTRRTYPEAANLAVNQSLMRSINTSVIALLPVLGLLVVGAGLLGVGVLRDLALVQGIGMIAGVFSSLLLATPLLVDLKMREPKYRAQRDKVVQRRENRGEAGEQSGTGEDTSATGTDERPKRNGSAPRMAGAGAAKGSGPSEQARPSGKAQRRSGTRRRR is encoded by the coding sequence GTGGACACCACCGGAAGCAACGGGAACGCTCCGGCCGCGGACAGCGGTGCCGGTGCGAACGCGGCGGGTCGCAAGAGCGGGGTGCTGCACCGCCTCTACACGGGCACCGGTGCCTTCGACATCGTCGGCAAGCGCAAGTACTGGTACGTGATCCTCGGGCTGCTGATGTTGGCCTCGGCGGCCTCGATCGGCATCAAGGGGTTCAACCTCAGCCTCGAGTTCGAGGGCGGGACCAGCATCTCGATGCCCGCTCAGGGCGCCTCCGGGCAGATCACCACCGAGCAGGTCGAGAGCACGTTCCGGGACACGCTCGACGAGGACCCCTCCTCGGTTCAGCTGGTCGGCAGCGGTGGCTCGCAGACGGTGCAGATCAGCACCGAGAAGCTCGACGTCCAGCAGGTCGGCGAGGTCAAAACGGCGCTCTACGAGGATCTGCGCCCGCTCGGGGCGAACGGTCAGCCGAGTGCCGAGGCCATCAGCGACAGCGCCGTCAGCGGGACCTGGGGCAATGAGATCACCAGGCAGGCACTGATAGCGCTGGGCGTGTTCCTCGCACTGGTCACCGTGTTCCTCGTCTTCTACTTCGAGCGCTGGATGGCCGTGGGCGCGCTGGTCGCGCTGATCCACGACGTGCTGATCACGGCGGGGATCTACTCGATGACCGGCTTCGAGGTCAGTCCGAGCACGGTGATCGGCCTGCTGACCATCCTCGGGTTCTCGCTCTACGACACCGTCGTGGTCTTCGACAAGGTCAAGGAGAACACCGCCGGTCTGTTGAGCGTGACCCGCCGCACCTATCCGGAGGCGGCGAACCTGGCGGTCAACCAGTCCCTGATGCGTTCGATCAACACTTCGGTGATCGCCCTGCTGCCCGTGCTGGGGTTGTTGGTCGTCGGTGCGGGACTGCTCGGTGTCGGCGTGCTGCGCGACCTGGCGCTCGTCCAGGGGATCGGCATGATCGCGGGTGTGTTCTCCTCGCTGCTGCTGGCCACTCCGTTGCTGGTCGACCTGAAGATGCGCGAGCCCAAGTACCGCGCGCAGCGGGACAAGGTCGTGCAGCGCAGGGAGAACCGCGGAGAAGCGGGCGAGCAGTCCGGCACGGGCGAGGACACCTCCGCGACGGGAACCGACGAGAGGCCGAAGCGAAACGGGTCCGCACCCCGGATGGCCGGGGCCGGGGCCGCGAAGGGATCCGGACCTTCGGAGCAGGCACGCCCGTCCGGCAAGGCACAACGCCGATCCGGCACGCGCAGGCGCAGGTGA
- a CDS encoding YibE/F family protein — translation MPDDRSSEGIPQLPDHDHGHGHGHDAPPASNGTRMLLAAVLAPFVLAALIGALVLYPFGEQPSPAEPTGFGRTPVDGLIVDSDSGACALTGPGNGSAASGPSGSGSQEDCLRLRIELRNGPAAGATIEQNVPVEPTTPEFEIDDEVVLAYSGTAPRQGTSYQIVDYQRGHWMLLLFGLFAGAVVVLGRWKGVASLLALGVAFAVIAGFVLPAVLAGRSPLQVAVVGAGLIMFFVLYFTHGLSARTSTAVLGTLSSLTLIGLLSSVFAALTQLTGLDDSTSALIGALGHDIDARGLLLAGIVIGALGVLDDVTITQTSAVWELHRANPDLRWRQLYSAALRIGRDHVASSVNTLVLAYAGTALPLLLTYSLSGRSFVDIVTTQDVAQEVVRTLVGSLGLIAAVPLTTAIAALIVMREKRSEAPRGKAQGTDAAELIAHAARLRAARTTFGAGSPPAAGIDHPFRTDPGLELPSTTTPPRATGGPRTRRSGSAE, via the coding sequence GTGCCCGACGATCGCAGTTCCGAGGGAATCCCGCAGCTGCCCGACCACGACCACGGCCACGGCCACGGCCACGACGCACCACCGGCGTCCAACGGCACCAGAATGCTGCTGGCAGCGGTACTCGCACCGTTCGTGCTCGCCGCGCTGATCGGCGCGCTCGTGCTCTACCCATTCGGGGAGCAGCCCTCCCCGGCCGAACCCACCGGATTCGGCCGCACCCCCGTGGACGGACTGATCGTGGACTCCGACTCCGGGGCCTGCGCCCTGACAGGGCCCGGAAACGGCTCTGCCGCGTCCGGCCCCTCCGGAAGCGGCTCCCAGGAGGACTGTCTACGGCTGCGGATCGAGCTGCGGAACGGCCCAGCGGCCGGGGCGACCATCGAGCAGAACGTGCCGGTGGAACCCACCACTCCCGAGTTCGAGATCGACGACGAGGTCGTGCTCGCCTACTCGGGAACAGCTCCCCGGCAGGGCACCTCCTACCAGATCGTGGACTACCAGCGGGGTCACTGGATGCTCCTGCTCTTCGGGCTGTTCGCGGGGGCCGTAGTGGTGCTGGGCCGCTGGAAGGGGGTGGCCTCCCTGCTGGCGCTCGGGGTGGCTTTCGCCGTGATAGCAGGCTTCGTCCTGCCCGCCGTCCTCGCCGGACGGAGTCCGCTGCAGGTCGCCGTCGTGGGAGCAGGCCTGATCATGTTCTTCGTGCTCTACTTCACCCACGGGCTCTCGGCACGCACTTCCACCGCCGTGCTGGGAACGCTGTCCAGTCTCACCCTGATCGGCCTGCTCAGTTCCGTCTTCGCCGCGCTGACCCAGCTGACCGGTTTGGACGATTCCACCTCGGCCCTGATCGGCGCGCTGGGGCACGACATCGACGCGAGAGGGCTGCTGCTCGCGGGAATCGTCATCGGCGCTCTCGGAGTGCTCGACGACGTGACGATCACCCAGACCAGCGCGGTGTGGGAGCTGCACCGGGCCAATCCCGACCTGCGCTGGAGACAGCTGTACTCGGCCGCGCTCCGGATCGGACGGGATCACGTGGCCTCCTCCGTGAACACCCTGGTACTCGCCTACGCGGGCACCGCGCTGCCGTTGCTGCTCACCTACAGCCTTTCCGGGCGCTCGTTCGTGGACATCGTCACCACCCAGGACGTGGCCCAGGAAGTGGTCCGCACCCTCGTCGGCAGCCTCGGGCTGATCGCGGCCGTTCCGCTGACCACCGCGATCGCCGCGCTGATCGTCATGCGGGAGAAGCGAAGCGAGGCCCCCCGGGGGAAGGCGCAGGGCACGGACGCGGCGGAGTTGATCGCGCACGCGGCTCGGCTCCGAGCCGCACGGACCACCTTCGGCGCCGGAAGCCCACCGGCCGCGGGCATCGATCACCCGTTCCGCACCGATCCGGGCCTGGAGCTCCCCTCCACGACGACTCCGCCTCGAGCAACCGGTGGTCCGCGCACGCGGCGCTCCGGAAGCGCCGAGTGA
- a CDS encoding MBL fold metallo-hydrolase produces MLVVGFPVGQLQANCYVLAPHEGGPCVVVDPGQDAVDAVNGQLEKHGLTPEGVLLTHGHFDHVFSAGELCRAHGVPAWVHPADEYMIGDPGAALGPEGRQLFDGVSVTVPEDLRVLSGDTTLEIAGIRFTVHHAPGHTGGSMLFEAVTEEGGRLLLTGDTLFSGAIGRTDLPGGDHERILGTLSSKVLPLEDETAVLPGHGPTSTVGRERAGNPFLQDLRAPDDAAS; encoded by the coding sequence GTGCTTGTTGTCGGTTTCCCAGTCGGACAGCTCCAGGCGAACTGCTACGTCCTGGCGCCGCACGAGGGCGGTCCCTGTGTCGTGGTGGACCCGGGGCAGGACGCCGTCGATGCCGTGAACGGCCAGTTGGAAAAGCACGGGCTCACCCCGGAGGGCGTGCTGCTCACGCACGGCCATTTCGACCACGTCTTCTCGGCGGGGGAACTGTGCCGAGCCCACGGGGTACCGGCCTGGGTGCATCCCGCCGACGAGTACATGATCGGCGATCCCGGCGCCGCCCTGGGGCCGGAGGGACGTCAGCTCTTCGACGGGGTCTCCGTGACCGTGCCGGAGGACCTGCGCGTGCTGTCCGGGGACACGACGCTCGAGATCGCTGGAATCCGTTTCACGGTGCACCACGCTCCCGGCCACACGGGTGGGTCGATGCTGTTCGAGGCCGTCACCGAGGAGGGCGGGCGGTTGTTGCTCACCGGAGACACGTTGTTCTCGGGGGCGATCGGACGCACCGATCTGCCGGGAGGTGATCACGAGAGGATACTGGGGACGCTGAGCTCCAAAGTCCTGCCGCTGGAGGACGAGACGGCCGTGCTTCCCGGGCACGGTCCCACGAGCACCGTCGGCCGCGAGCGTGCGGGAAACCCGTTTCTGCAGGACCTGCGCGCCCCCGACGACGCGGCGAGCTGA
- the secD gene encoding protein translocase subunit SecD: MAPPRGQIRPARYLLAFVVILLGIYSLVFFTGDRKPTPELGIDLQGGTRVTLTARTTSGKPPSDESLKQARQIIEQRVNGLGVSGSEVTIDGTNLIITVPGKDGEQAKRLGQTAELNLRQVKQAVPVSATQGGQGQGGQGGQGQGGASQQGDGSGASGQDDPANTAPQAAAQQAQAQQQDPGQQGDSGQQQDSSGQQAPGQNGDDASRAERIEQLKKLRQSENPAIQRQAVMALDCSAPDPLRGNADPNKPLVACGQDGERKYILEPVLIPGTQISDANSAPPGQQKPEWTVNLNFKQQGSQTWADFTSQNVGEQVGFVLDNQVVSAPGINQAIVGGNTQIEGDFTQEEADNLANTLKYGSLPLAFDQSTAETVSPTLGIASLEAALLAGGIGLILVAGYCLVYYRLLGLLTILSLVLSGAIVYGVLVLFGRWIGFTLDLPGMAGFIIAIGITADSFIVFFERLKDEIREGRTFRSAVPRSWARARRTILSADTVSFLAAGVLYLLAVGQVKGFAFTLGMSTVLDLIVVFLVTHPLVALASRNKFLSRPGLSGLGAVQRMGERARKQRQGNQQQSASGGTPKEA; this comes from the coding sequence GTATATACAGCCTGGTGTTCTTCACCGGCGACCGAAAACCCACCCCGGAGCTGGGAATCGATCTACAGGGTGGCACCCGGGTCACGTTGACGGCCCGCACTACCAGCGGGAAGCCACCGAGCGACGAGTCGCTGAAGCAGGCTCGGCAGATCATCGAACAACGGGTCAACGGGCTCGGGGTGAGCGGCTCCGAGGTGACCATCGACGGGACGAACCTGATCATCACCGTGCCCGGCAAGGACGGGGAGCAGGCCAAGCGGCTCGGCCAGACCGCGGAGCTGAACCTCCGCCAGGTCAAGCAGGCCGTTCCCGTCTCGGCCACCCAGGGCGGCCAGGGCCAGGGTGGCCAGGGCGGCCAGGGCCAGGGCGGAGCTTCCCAGCAGGGTGACGGCTCCGGCGCCTCGGGGCAGGACGATCCGGCGAACACGGCTCCACAGGCTGCCGCCCAGCAGGCCCAGGCCCAGCAGCAGGACCCGGGCCAACAGGGGGACTCGGGCCAGCAGCAGGACTCCTCCGGACAGCAGGCACCCGGCCAGAACGGTGACGACGCCTCCAGGGCCGAGCGCATCGAGCAGCTGAAGAAGCTGCGGCAGAGCGAGAACCCCGCGATACAGCGGCAGGCCGTCATGGCGCTGGACTGCAGCGCCCCCGACCCGCTGCGCGGCAACGCCGACCCGAACAAGCCGCTGGTGGCCTGCGGTCAGGACGGGGAGCGTAAATACATCCTCGAGCCGGTGCTGATCCCCGGCACCCAGATCTCCGACGCGAACTCCGCCCCACCGGGCCAGCAAAAGCCCGAGTGGACCGTGAACCTGAACTTCAAGCAGCAGGGCAGCCAGACCTGGGCCGACTTCACGTCCCAGAACGTCGGTGAGCAGGTCGGCTTCGTGCTGGACAACCAGGTGGTCTCGGCTCCGGGGATCAATCAGGCGATCGTCGGCGGCAATACGCAGATCGAGGGGGACTTCACCCAGGAGGAGGCCGACAACCTGGCCAACACCCTCAAGTACGGCTCCCTTCCGCTGGCCTTCGACCAGTCGACGGCCGAGACGGTCTCGCCCACCCTTGGCATCGCCTCCCTGGAGGCGGCCCTGCTCGCGGGCGGCATCGGGCTGATCCTGGTCGCGGGTTACTGCCTGGTCTACTACCGGCTGCTCGGGCTGCTGACCATCCTCTCGCTGGTGCTGTCCGGCGCGATCGTCTACGGCGTGCTGGTGCTGTTCGGGCGCTGGATCGGCTTCACGCTCGACCTGCCCGGCATGGCCGGCTTCATCATCGCGATCGGAATCACCGCGGACTCGTTCATCGTGTTCTTCGAACGCCTCAAGGACGAGATCCGCGAGGGCAGGACCTTCCGGTCCGCGGTTCCGCGGTCCTGGGCACGAGCGCGCAGAACCATCCTCTCCGCGGACACGGTCAGCTTCCTCGCGGCCGGGGTGCTGTACCTGCTGGCCGTCGGACAGGTGAAGGGCTTCGCGTTCACGCTCGGGATGTCGACGGTGCTGGACCTGATCGTCGTGTTCCTGGTGACCCATCCCCTGGTCGCCCTGGCCTCCCGCAACAAGTTCCTCTCGCGTCCCGGCCTCTCGGGGCTAGGCGCCGTCCAGCGGATGGGTGAGCGCGCCAGGAAGCAACGGCAGGGCAACCAGCAGCAGAGTGCTTCGGGCGGCACTCCGAAGGAGGCTTGA
- a CDS encoding peptidylprolyl isomerase, with protein MSSNEQRRQAAKSKLERQLARREEQTRKRRTIAVTTTIVVVIAAVVGVYFLTRAGGGGQNAASAPSSTGTEPTQTRESSVSIPSERAPAPSRPEPLPAQVSCEYRSAGEPAKPVDPPENGEVSSEGTVDATIETNRGGIPVTLDRSLAPCAVNSFVHLAEADFYEDAPCHRLSTQQLQMLQCGDPKGTGKNGPGYQFDDETYSNIDYGRGYLAMANSGPNTNGSQFFIVYGEAPLQSDYTVFGTVSDEGLKVVDDVARAGHDGAFSRAGGGHPNKEINFEDVRISS; from the coding sequence GTGTCCAGCAACGAACAACGCCGTCAAGCCGCCAAGAGCAAGCTCGAACGCCAGCTCGCTCGCAGGGAGGAGCAGACGCGCAAACGCAGAACCATCGCCGTGACGACGACCATCGTGGTGGTGATAGCCGCCGTGGTCGGGGTGTACTTCCTGACCCGGGCGGGCGGTGGTGGCCAGAACGCGGCGAGCGCTCCCTCGAGCACCGGCACGGAACCCACGCAAACCCGGGAGTCGTCGGTCTCCATCCCGAGTGAGCGCGCTCCGGCCCCCTCCCGGCCGGAACCGCTGCCCGCGCAGGTCTCCTGCGAGTACCGATCGGCGGGCGAGCCTGCGAAACCGGTGGATCCCCCGGAGAACGGGGAGGTGAGTTCCGAGGGGACCGTCGACGCCACGATCGAGACGAACCGCGGCGGCATCCCGGTCACCCTGGACCGCTCCCTGGCCCCGTGCGCGGTCAACAGCTTCGTCCACCTCGCCGAGGCCGACTTCTACGAGGACGCGCCGTGCCACCGGCTCTCCACGCAGCAGCTGCAGATGCTGCAGTGCGGTGACCCGAAGGGCACCGGCAAGAACGGTCCCGGTTACCAGTTCGACGACGAGACCTACTCGAACATCGACTACGGGCGCGGCTACCTCGCCATGGCCAACTCCGGACCGAACACCAACGGCAGCCAGTTCTTCATCGTCTACGGCGAGGCGCCGCTGCAGTCCGACTACACGGTTTTCGGGACCGTCTCGGACGAGGGCCTGAAGGTGGTCGACGATGTGGCCCGCGCGGGCCACGACGGCGCCTTCTCCAGAGCGGGCGGTGGTCACCCGAACAAGGAAATCAACTTCGAGGACGTCAGGATCTCGTCCTGA
- the hisS gene encoding histidine--tRNA ligase, with product MSMFNAPKGIPEYYPPESARFLAVRDTLGEAARRAGYGYIELPLFEDTALFARGVGESTDVVSKEMYTFPDQGGRSITLRPEGTAGVIRSVIEHGLDKGQLPLKLYYSGAFFRYERPQAGRYRQLQQVGVEAIGVDDPALDAEVIAVADEGYRRLGLTGHRIELTSLGDSTCRPEYRAKLQEFLRGLPLDEETRRRVELNPLRVLDDKRPEVQEMVADAPLMADHLSEQAAEHYESVKAHLRDLGVPFAENPRLVRGLDYYTKTTFEFVHDGLGAQSGIGGGGRYDGLMADLGGSELSGVGFGLGLDRTVLACEVEGVDVGDESRCDVYCVPLGEQGKRRLVSIAGQLRAAGLRVDVSYGGKGLKGAMKAADRSGARYALVLGDRDLEADSVQLKELATGQQRSVSLEDVVEQVRTVLSR from the coding sequence ATGAGCATGTTCAACGCCCCCAAGGGCATCCCCGAGTACTACCCCCCGGAATCAGCGCGTTTCCTCGCCGTGCGGGACACCCTGGGCGAGGCAGCGCGCAGGGCCGGATACGGCTACATCGAGCTTCCCCTGTTCGAGGACACCGCCTTGTTCGCGCGGGGCGTCGGCGAGTCGACCGATGTGGTCAGCAAGGAGATGTACACGTTCCCCGACCAGGGGGGACGTTCGATCACACTTCGTCCCGAGGGGACTGCCGGGGTGATCCGCTCGGTCATCGAGCACGGCCTCGACAAGGGGCAGCTGCCGCTGAAGTTGTACTACAGCGGCGCCTTCTTCCGGTACGAGCGGCCCCAGGCCGGAAGGTACCGCCAGCTGCAGCAGGTCGGGGTCGAGGCCATCGGCGTCGACGACCCGGCGCTGGACGCCGAGGTGATCGCGGTCGCCGACGAGGGCTACCGCAGGCTCGGCCTGACCGGGCACCGCATCGAGCTCACCTCCCTCGGGGACAGCACCTGCCGCCCGGAGTACCGCGCCAAGCTTCAGGAGTTCCTGCGCGGACTTCCGTTGGACGAGGAAACGCGTCGTCGGGTGGAGCTCAATCCGCTGCGGGTGCTCGACGACAAACGCCCCGAGGTCCAGGAGATGGTGGCCGACGCCCCGCTGATGGCCGACCACCTGTCCGAACAGGCCGCCGAGCACTACGAGTCGGTCAAGGCGCACCTGCGCGACCTGGGAGTCCCGTTCGCGGAGAACCCGCGTCTGGTGCGGGGGCTCGACTACTACACCAAGACCACTTTCGAGTTCGTGCACGACGGTCTCGGCGCGCAGTCCGGGATCGGCGGCGGCGGCCGGTACGACGGGTTGATGGCCGATCTGGGCGGTTCGGAGCTGTCCGGAGTGGGCTTCGGGCTCGGGCTGGACCGGACCGTGCTCGCCTGCGAGGTCGAGGGGGTCGACGTCGGGGACGAGTCGCGGTGCGATGTGTACTGCGTGCCACTCGGTGAGCAGGGCAAGCGGCGATTGGTCTCGATCGCGGGACAGCTGAGGGCGGCCGGTCTGCGGGTCGACGTCTCCTACGGCGGTAAGGGGCTCAAGGGTGCGATGAAGGCGGCCGACCGTTCCGGGGCCCGTTACGCGCTCGTGCTCGGCGACCGTGACCTGGAAGCCGACTCGGTGCAGCTGAAGGAGTTGGCCACGGGGCAGCAGCGGAGTGTCTCGCTGGAGGACGTGGTCGAGCAGGTGCGGACGGTGCTGTCCCGATGA
- a CDS encoding RelA/SpoT family protein, which yields MSQEAESPATESSAQRPASATRRVRARLARRITAQRPTQVKQVLEPLASVHRELHPQADLGLLQRAYNVAEEQHSAQQRKSGDPYITHPLAVATILAELGMDTTTLVAALLHDTVEDTDYPLEQLRADFGEEVSHLVDGVTKLDKVKLGTAAEAETIRKMVIAMARDPRVVVIKLADRLHNMRTMRFLPPEKQVRKARETLEVLAPLAHRLGMATIKWELEDLAFAILQPKKYDEIVRLVANRAPSRDIYLRQVVDEISGNLDAARLSAKVEGRPKHYYSIHQKMIVRGRDFDDIHDLVGVRILVDQVRDCYAAMGVVHALWQPMPGRFKDYIAQPKFGVYQSLHTTVIGPEGKPLEIQIRTEEMHRTAEYGIAAHWRYKESKGRGRGSAGVEIDEMAWMRQLLDWQREAADPGEFLESLRYDLNTREIFVFTPKGDVITLPAGATPVDFAYAVHTEVGHRCIGSRVNGRLVALERKLENGEVVEIFTSKAEGSGPSRDWLSFVASPRAKTKIKQWFAKERREEAIESGKQAIAKELRRLGLPVQRLVSADSIGSVAKELHYTDVTALYAAVGERQVSAHHVVQRLVASLGGVEQAEDEIAERATPSTVQQQQRRSSGDSGVRVEGAGAGEVWAKLARCCTPVPGDEILGFVTRGGGVSVHRTDCNNAGDLRNKPERLVDVYWAPSNSSVFLVAIQVEALDRHRLLSDVTKVLADEKVNILSASVTTSKDRVAVSRFSFEMGDPKHLGHVLKAVRNIEGVYDVYRMTSAA from the coding sequence GTGAGCCAAGAAGCCGAGTCCCCTGCGACCGAGTCCTCCGCGCAGCGACCGGCCTCGGCAACCCGGCGGGTTCGCGCGCGGTTGGCCCGGCGGATAACCGCGCAGCGACCCACCCAGGTCAAGCAGGTCCTCGAACCGCTTGCCTCGGTGCACCGTGAGCTGCACCCCCAGGCCGATCTGGGGCTGCTCCAGCGGGCCTACAACGTCGCCGAGGAGCAGCACAGCGCGCAACAGCGCAAGTCGGGTGATCCCTACATCACGCACCCGTTGGCCGTGGCGACCATCCTCGCCGAGCTGGGGATGGACACCACCACGCTCGTCGCGGCGCTGCTGCACGACACGGTCGAGGACACCGACTACCCGCTGGAGCAGTTGCGCGCCGACTTCGGCGAGGAGGTCTCGCACCTGGTCGACGGGGTCACCAAGCTGGACAAGGTCAAGCTCGGAACCGCCGCCGAGGCCGAGACCATCCGCAAGATGGTCATCGCGATGGCCCGCGACCCGCGCGTGGTCGTGATCAAGCTGGCCGACCGGTTGCACAACATGCGGACGATGCGTTTCCTGCCGCCGGAGAAGCAGGTGCGCAAGGCGCGCGAGACCCTCGAGGTCCTGGCTCCGCTGGCGCATCGGCTCGGCATGGCCACGATCAAGTGGGAGCTGGAGGACCTGGCCTTCGCGATCCTGCAGCCGAAGAAGTACGACGAGATCGTGCGGCTGGTCGCCAACCGAGCCCCCTCCAGGGACATCTACCTGCGCCAGGTCGTCGACGAGATCTCCGGGAACCTGGACGCCGCGCGGTTGTCGGCGAAGGTGGAGGGCAGGCCGAAGCACTACTACTCGATCCACCAGAAGATGATCGTGCGGGGCCGGGACTTCGACGACATCCACGATCTGGTGGGCGTGCGGATCCTCGTCGACCAGGTGCGGGACTGCTACGCGGCCATGGGGGTGGTCCACGCGCTGTGGCAGCCGATGCCGGGGCGCTTCAAGGACTACATCGCGCAGCCGAAGTTCGGCGTCTACCAGTCGCTGCACACCACCGTGATCGGACCGGAGGGCAAACCCCTCGAGATCCAGATCCGTACCGAGGAGATGCACCGGACGGCCGAGTACGGCATCGCCGCGCACTGGCGGTACAAGGAGTCCAAGGGACGTGGTCGGGGCAGTGCGGGCGTCGAGATCGACGAGATGGCCTGGATGCGCCAGCTGCTGGACTGGCAGCGCGAGGCGGCCGATCCGGGCGAGTTCCTGGAGTCGCTGCGCTACGACCTCAACACGAGGGAGATCTTCGTGTTCACCCCGAAGGGTGACGTGATCACGTTGCCCGCGGGGGCCACTCCCGTCGACTTCGCCTACGCGGTCCACACCGAGGTCGGGCACCGGTGCATCGGTTCCAGGGTGAACGGCAGGCTCGTCGCTCTGGAACGCAAGCTGGAGAACGGTGAGGTCGTGGAGATCTTCACCTCGAAGGCGGAGGGATCGGGGCCCAGCCGCGACTGGTTGTCCTTCGTGGCCTCGCCGCGGGCCAAGACCAAGATCAAGCAGTGGTTCGCCAAGGAGCGCCGCGAGGAGGCGATCGAGTCCGGGAAGCAGGCCATAGCCAAGGAGCTGCGCAGGCTCGGTCTGCCGGTGCAGCGGTTGGTTTCGGCCGACTCCATCGGCTCGGTCGCAAAGGAGCTGCACTACACCGACGTCACGGCGCTCTACGCGGCAGTGGGGGAGCGCCAGGTTTCCGCGCACCACGTGGTGCAGCGACTGGTCGCCTCCCTCGGCGGTGTGGAGCAGGCCGAGGACGAGATCGCCGAGAGGGCCACCCCCTCCACGGTCCAACAGCAGCAGCGCCGGTCCTCCGGGGACTCCGGTGTGCGCGTGGAGGGAGCAGGCGCCGGTGAGGTGTGGGCCAAGCTGGCGCGTTGCTGCACCCCGGTCCCCGGCGACGAGATCCTCGGATTCGTCACCAGGGGCGGCGGGGTCAGCGTGCACCGCACCGACTGCAACAACGCCGGGGACCTGCGCAACAAGCCCGAGCGCTTGGTCGATGTCTACTGGGCTCCCTCGAACTCCTCGGTCTTCCTCGTGGCGATCCAGGTGGAGGCGCTGGACCGGCACCGGCTGCTCTCGGACGTGACGAAGGTGCTCGCCGACGAGAAGGTCAACATCCTGTCGGCCTCGGTGACCACCTCGAAGGACCGCGTCGCGGTGAGCCGGTTCTCCTTCGAGATGGGCGATCCCAAGCACCTCGGCCACGTCCTCAAGGCGGTGCGCAACATAGAAGGGGTCTACGACGTCTACCGCATGACCTCGGCGGCCTGA